In Longimicrobium sp., a single genomic region encodes these proteins:
- a CDS encoding trehalose-6-phosphate synthase has product MSISPDALGPLFRTLFGGRRLVVVSNREPYEHRWSEEVGEMEVGRPAGGLTSALDPLMQALGGTWVAWGSGEADAQAVDAGQRVRVPPEDPGYTLRRIWLTHHDVNRYYLGFSNQFLWPICHLRPDLTRVRSRYWERYRRVNRRFAEAVLEEVSGNDAVVWFQDYHLALAPLLVRARRPGLALAHFWHIPFPPYDVFRLAPQAGFLLRGMLANDLMGFHLSGFADNFLRCAAELAGATVDMEARTATLEGHTCHVGAFPISIDVEQFRAAATAPGAEAAMERLRARYAPGGGMVGVGVDRMDYSKGIPEKLKALELLWDRYPELRGRFTFVQVAVPSRSDIAAYDELSQKVDQQVWRINERFGTAEWRPVHLLKQSLPPERLAVLYRMADVCIVSSLQDGMNLVAKEFVASQTDTRGVLVLSRFAGAAEEMEGAVLVNPYDPEACALQIRDALLLPREERERAMRPMQEGMASIYDWMESYFTAWSAHAGEASAEEGERDAPGA; this is encoded by the coding sequence ATGTCCATCTCCCCCGACGCCCTGGGCCCGCTCTTCCGCACCCTGTTCGGGGGGCGGCGGCTGGTGGTGGTCTCCAACCGCGAGCCGTACGAGCACCGCTGGTCGGAGGAGGTAGGCGAAATGGAGGTCGGCCGGCCCGCCGGCGGCCTGACCTCGGCGCTCGACCCGCTGATGCAGGCGCTGGGCGGGACGTGGGTGGCGTGGGGGAGCGGCGAGGCGGACGCCCAGGCGGTGGACGCCGGTCAGCGCGTGCGCGTGCCCCCCGAAGACCCGGGGTACACCCTCCGCCGCATCTGGCTCACCCACCACGACGTCAACCGCTACTATCTGGGCTTCAGCAACCAGTTCCTGTGGCCCATCTGCCACCTGCGCCCCGACCTCACCCGCGTCCGCTCGCGCTACTGGGAGCGCTACCGCCGCGTAAACCGCCGCTTCGCCGAGGCGGTGCTGGAGGAGGTGAGCGGCAACGACGCGGTGGTCTGGTTCCAGGACTACCACCTGGCGCTCGCGCCGCTCCTGGTGAGGGCGCGGCGGCCGGGGCTGGCGCTCGCCCACTTCTGGCACATCCCCTTTCCCCCGTACGACGTCTTCCGCCTGGCGCCCCAGGCCGGCTTCCTCCTGCGCGGGATGCTGGCCAACGACCTCATGGGATTCCACCTGTCGGGCTTCGCGGACAACTTCCTGCGCTGCGCCGCGGAGCTGGCCGGTGCCACGGTGGACATGGAGGCGCGCACCGCCACCCTCGAGGGGCACACCTGCCACGTGGGCGCCTTCCCCATCTCCATCGACGTGGAGCAGTTCCGCGCGGCGGCAACCGCGCCCGGCGCCGAGGCGGCGATGGAGCGGCTGCGTGCCCGCTACGCGCCCGGCGGCGGGATGGTGGGGGTGGGGGTCGACCGGATGGACTACTCCAAGGGGATCCCCGAGAAGCTCAAGGCGCTGGAGCTCCTCTGGGACCGCTACCCCGAGCTGCGCGGGCGCTTCACCTTCGTGCAGGTGGCCGTACCCTCGCGCAGCGACATCGCGGCGTACGACGAGCTGAGCCAGAAGGTGGACCAGCAGGTGTGGCGGATCAACGAACGGTTCGGCACCGCGGAGTGGCGACCCGTGCACCTCCTCAAGCAGTCGCTGCCGCCGGAACGGCTGGCGGTGCTCTACCGCATGGCCGACGTGTGCATCGTCTCGTCGCTGCAGGATGGGATGAACCTGGTGGCCAAGGAGTTCGTCGCCAGCCAGACCGACACGCGCGGGGTGCTCGTCCTTTCCCGCTTCGCCGGCGCGGCGGAGGAAATGGAGGGCGCCGTGCTGGTGAACCCGTACGATCCCGAGGCGTGCGCGCTCCAGATCCGCGACGCGCTCCTTCTTCCGCGCGAGGAGCGCGAGCGGGCGATGCGGCCGATGCAGGAGGGGATGGCGTCGATCTACGACTGGATGGAGTCGTACTTCACCGCGTGGAGCGCCCACGCGGGGGAGGCGTCAGCCGAAGAGGGCGAAAGGGACGCCCCCGGCGCGTAG
- the folK gene encoding 2-amino-4-hydroxy-6-hydroxymethyldihydropteridine diphosphokinase produces MSRMSAEGAARAIVGLGANLGDAPGQLRAAVRSLAGHAKVVRVSSLYRTAPVGGPPQPDFSNAVCVLEAGGTAHELLRRLLRVELELGRVRAERYGPRTIDLDLLDFAGEVRNDPELVLPHPEIARRAFVLVPLAEAAPEWRHPVLHRSARELLAALPDAGSVRRLGPLLPGGADDMNG; encoded by the coding sequence ATGAGCAGGATGTCGGCCGAGGGCGCCGCGCGCGCGATCGTGGGGCTCGGCGCCAACCTGGGAGACGCTCCGGGCCAGCTGCGCGCGGCGGTGCGCAGCCTGGCGGGGCACGCGAAGGTGGTGCGGGTGTCTTCCCTCTATCGCACCGCGCCGGTGGGCGGGCCGCCGCAGCCCGACTTCTCCAACGCCGTCTGCGTGCTGGAGGCGGGCGGCACCGCGCACGAGCTGCTCCGGCGGCTGCTGCGGGTGGAGCTGGAGCTGGGCCGCGTGCGCGCGGAGCGGTACGGGCCCCGGACGATCGACCTGGACCTGCTCGACTTCGCCGGCGAGGTGCGCAACGATCCCGAGCTGGTGCTGCCGCACCCGGAGATCGCGCGGCGGGCCTTCGTGCTGGTGCCGCTGGCCGAGGCGGCGCCGGAGTGGCGCCACCCGGTGCTCCACCGAAGCGCGCGCGAGCTCCTTGCCGCCCTTCCCGACGCGGGCTCCGTCCGCCGGCTGGGGCCGCTGCTCCCCGGCGGCGCGGACGACATGAACGGCTGA
- a CDS encoding SusC/RagA family TonB-linked outer membrane protein: MGKLRTLCASLLLALVTLPTLAQAQGRGEVTGQVTAAENGAAISGAQVRIGGTARQTVTDAAGRYRITAVEPGSYTLTVSVIGRAAGSRSVTVTAGQTTTQNFSLAASAVALEGVVVNAVTGQAERRREAGTNITSIGVADLNRGPITNVAQVLTGRTSGVTLQGTSGTTGTAQRIRIRGANSLSLSNEPLIYVDGVLASNGRGGIGFGGQSPSRLNDLNPEDIENVEVLKGPAASALYGTAAANGVLLITTRRGRAGKTTWRGYVEGGRIKDETDYPATYTAVQVVNGAVPVYNDTTGLLNSAAYTFCANESRARGLCRQDQAFRFNSLLDPRTRPFDTGNRLKTGVNVSGGTQAVTYYLSVDRDDEQGVISVNTLGRNNLRANLNAQVRPDLTVQVNAGYIQSQASFNQGDNSSFSPLIGGLLGPAVYTANLQNQAVGGPGSRPGTRFGLNTADVTQLTTKQDLDRFIVGANGNYRPLSWLSVNANTGLDFYTRYDHENFGPDATFAAISPSYGRGYRSSQRYNNYQYTANLTGVGNFDLSSALTATTTVGTSYQQQRFEGTTCYGEGSLAGTASCSATTQLFSVSETLTNDKIFGAFARQEFAFRDRLFVAASIRGDQNSGLISDFILYPAANISWVVSEEPFFPELGFLSNLRFRAAYGESGLRPTFGQAETFFSSTPVQIGGTDVLAAVINQTGNANLRPERTREYEAGADLGFFEDRLSADFTYFTKRSTDALVARPLAASLGVGGSVFENLGSVRNWGTELGLNALILDRANSRLNMRLSATTLRNKIEELGAGIAPILINRGEQAHREGYSVGGFFQIPYRYEDINRDGRISRTEVFVDTSAFNVTERNAITGKLDTVALQYLGPQLPTNSQSLSADLTLFKNVTISTLFERRAGNKVVNYTEYFRCAQADPRLGTCAAVADTMASLDDQARYVAANLIPASSRTREGYVEDADFLKWRELSVRLGTPEALGRNLPFLRGASLTLSGRNLRTWTNYTGLDPEGNEAGGSNFTQGEFNTQPPVRTFSARVDLTF, encoded by the coding sequence ATGGGTAAGCTTCGTACGCTTTGCGCGTCGCTGCTGCTCGCGCTGGTCACCCTCCCCACCCTGGCGCAAGCCCAGGGTCGTGGTGAGGTGACCGGGCAGGTGACGGCGGCGGAGAACGGCGCCGCGATCAGCGGTGCACAGGTTCGCATCGGCGGAACGGCGCGGCAGACGGTGACGGACGCCGCCGGCCGTTATCGGATCACCGCCGTGGAGCCCGGCTCGTACACGCTCACCGTGAGCGTCATCGGCCGCGCCGCGGGCAGCCGCTCGGTCACGGTGACCGCCGGCCAGACCACCACCCAGAACTTCTCGCTGGCGGCCTCGGCCGTGGCGCTCGAAGGCGTGGTGGTGAACGCGGTGACCGGCCAGGCCGAGCGCCGCCGCGAGGCCGGCACCAACATCACCAGCATCGGCGTGGCCGACCTCAACCGCGGCCCCATCACCAACGTCGCGCAGGTGCTCACCGGCCGTACCTCGGGCGTGACGCTGCAGGGCACCTCCGGCACCACCGGCACCGCCCAGCGCATCCGCATCCGCGGCGCCAACTCGCTGTCGCTCTCCAACGAGCCGCTGATCTACGTTGACGGCGTGCTCGCGAGCAACGGACGCGGCGGCATCGGCTTCGGCGGCCAGTCGCCGAGCCGCCTGAACGACCTCAACCCCGAGGACATCGAGAACGTCGAAGTCCTGAAGGGGCCCGCCGCCTCCGCGCTGTACGGGACGGCGGCCGCCAACGGCGTGCTGCTGATCACCACCCGCCGCGGGCGTGCCGGCAAGACGACGTGGCGCGGCTACGTCGAGGGCGGGCGCATCAAGGACGAGACGGACTACCCGGCCACGTACACCGCCGTGCAGGTGGTGAACGGCGCCGTTCCCGTCTACAACGACACGACCGGCCTGCTCAACTCGGCGGCCTACACCTTCTGCGCCAACGAGTCGCGCGCGCGCGGCCTGTGCCGCCAGGACCAGGCGTTCCGGTTCAACTCGCTGCTCGACCCGCGCACCCGGCCGTTCGACACCGGCAACCGCCTGAAGACGGGCGTGAACGTGTCCGGCGGAACCCAGGCCGTGACGTACTACCTGTCGGTGGACCGTGACGACGAGCAGGGCGTGATCAGCGTGAACACGCTCGGCCGCAACAACCTTCGCGCGAACCTGAACGCGCAGGTCCGCCCGGACCTGACGGTGCAGGTGAACGCCGGCTACATCCAGAGCCAGGCGTCGTTCAACCAGGGCGACAACTCGTCGTTCAGCCCCCTGATCGGCGGCCTGCTGGGGCCGGCGGTGTACACCGCCAACCTGCAGAACCAGGCGGTCGGCGGGCCGGGCAGCCGCCCGGGCACGCGCTTCGGCCTGAACACGGCCGACGTGACGCAGCTGACCACCAAGCAGGACCTGGACCGCTTCATCGTGGGCGCCAACGGCAACTACCGCCCGCTCTCGTGGCTGTCGGTGAACGCCAACACGGGGCTGGACTTCTACACCCGCTACGACCACGAGAACTTCGGTCCGGACGCGACGTTCGCGGCGATCAGCCCGAGCTACGGCCGCGGCTACCGCTCGTCGCAGCGCTACAACAACTACCAGTACACGGCCAACCTGACGGGCGTGGGCAACTTCGACCTGTCGTCGGCGCTGACCGCCACCACCACGGTGGGCACCAGCTACCAGCAGCAGCGCTTCGAGGGCACCACCTGCTACGGTGAAGGGTCGCTGGCCGGCACGGCTTCGTGCAGCGCCACCACGCAGCTCTTCAGCGTGAGCGAGACGCTCACGAACGACAAGATCTTCGGTGCGTTCGCGCGCCAGGAGTTCGCGTTCCGCGACCGGCTGTTCGTTGCCGCCAGCATCCGCGGCGACCAGAACAGCGGGCTGATCAGCGACTTCATCCTCTACCCGGCGGCGAACATCTCGTGGGTGGTGAGCGAAGAGCCGTTCTTCCCGGAGCTGGGCTTCCTGAGCAACCTGCGCTTCCGCGCGGCGTACGGCGAGTCGGGCCTCCGCCCGACGTTCGGCCAGGCGGAGACGTTCTTCTCCAGCACGCCGGTGCAGATCGGCGGGACGGACGTGCTCGCCGCGGTCATCAACCAGACCGGCAACGCGAACCTGCGTCCGGAGCGCACCCGTGAGTACGAGGCGGGCGCCGACCTGGGCTTCTTCGAGGACCGCCTTTCCGCTGACTTCACCTACTTCACCAAGCGCTCGACGGACGCGCTCGTGGCGCGCCCGCTGGCCGCTTCGCTGGGCGTGGGCGGCAGCGTGTTCGAGAACCTGGGCAGCGTGCGCAACTGGGGCACGGAGCTCGGCCTGAACGCGCTGATCCTGGACCGCGCGAACTCGCGCCTCAACATGCGCCTTTCGGCGACGACGCTGCGGAACAAGATCGAGGAGCTGGGTGCGGGGATCGCCCCCATCCTGATCAACCGCGGCGAGCAGGCGCACCGCGAGGGTTACTCGGTGGGCGGCTTCTTCCAGATTCCGTACCGCTACGAGGACATCAACCGCGACGGCCGGATCTCGCGGACCGAGGTGTTCGTGGACACGTCCGCGTTCAACGTGACCGAGCGCAACGCGATCACGGGCAAGCTGGACACGGTGGCGCTGCAGTACCTGGGGCCGCAGCTCCCCACGAACTCGCAGTCGCTCTCGGCCGACCTGACGCTGTTCAAGAACGTGACGATCTCCACGCTGTTCGAGCGCCGCGCGGGCAACAAGGTCGTCAACTACACCGAGTACTTCCGCTGTGCGCAGGCCGATCCGCGCCTGGGCACCTGCGCGGCCGTGGCCGACACGATGGCTTCGCTGGACGACCAGGCCCGCTACGTGGCGGCCAACCTGATCCCGGCGTCGAGCCGCACGCGTGAAGGGTACGTGGAGGACGCGGACTTCCTGAAGTGGCGCGAGCTCTCGGTGCGCCTCGGCACGCCGGAGGCCCTCGGCCGGAACCTGCCGTTCCTTCGCGGGGCCAGCCTTACGCTCTCGGGCCGTAACCTTCGCACCTGGACGAACTACACCGGGCTCGACCCGGAGGGCAACGAGGCGGGCGGTAGCAACTTCACCCAGGGTGAGTTCAACACGCAGCCGCCGGTGCGCACGTTCAGCGCGCGCGTCGACCTCACCTTCTAA
- a CDS encoding RluA family pseudouridine synthase: MSEERKPAPPRRWAQHTVREEEAGRTVQEILTGTLGISRRMIQRLTRAKGVLVNRKPAYLAREVRAGDVVAAKLGEREGAGVEAVEMELDVVHEDRDVLVLNKPPFLLVHPTSPEHTRTLSHGIAHHFLTQEIDARVRPVHRIDRDTSGLLLVAKSAFAHQHLDRQLRERTLRREYLAVVRGRVAEEEGTIEAPIGRHPRNSSLRAVRPGGEAARTRFRVRERFSDASLLELELDTGRTHQIRVHVAHLGHPVIGDRAYGGAAPALIRRQALHAWRLTCVHPATGEALAFEAPLPPDMASLLERLRG, translated from the coding sequence ATGAGCGAAGAACGGAAGCCGGCGCCGCCACGCAGATGGGCGCAGCACACGGTGCGCGAAGAGGAGGCCGGGCGCACGGTGCAGGAGATCCTGACGGGGACGCTGGGGATCTCGCGGCGCATGATCCAGCGGCTGACGCGGGCCAAGGGGGTGCTGGTGAACCGCAAGCCCGCATACCTGGCACGGGAGGTGCGCGCCGGTGACGTGGTGGCGGCGAAGCTGGGGGAGCGGGAGGGCGCGGGCGTGGAAGCGGTGGAGATGGAGCTGGACGTGGTGCACGAGGACCGCGACGTCCTGGTGCTCAACAAGCCGCCCTTCCTCCTGGTGCACCCCACCTCGCCCGAGCACACGCGCACGCTGTCGCACGGCATCGCGCACCACTTCCTTACGCAGGAGATCGACGCGCGCGTGCGGCCGGTGCACCGCATCGACCGCGACACGTCGGGGCTCCTGCTGGTCGCCAAGAGCGCGTTCGCGCACCAGCACCTCGACCGGCAGTTGCGCGAGCGCACCCTGCGGCGCGAATATCTGGCGGTGGTGCGCGGAAGGGTGGCGGAGGAGGAGGGGACCATCGAGGCGCCGATCGGGCGTCACCCGCGCAACTCCAGCCTGCGCGCGGTGCGGCCCGGCGGCGAAGCGGCGCGGACGCGCTTCCGGGTGCGCGAGCGGTTCTCCGATGCGTCGCTGCTGGAGCTGGAGCTGGACACGGGGCGCACGCACCAGATCCGCGTGCACGTGGCGCACCTGGGCCACCCCGTGATCGGTGACCGCGCGTATGGCGGAGCCGCCCCGGCGCTCATCCGGCGGCAGGCACTGCATGCTTGGCGGCTCACCTGCGTCCACCCCGCCACCGGGGAGGCGCTGGCGTTCGAGGCCCCGCTCCCACCGGACATGGCCTCGCTGCTGGAACGCCTGCGCGGGTGA
- a CDS encoding TonB-dependent receptor, whose amino-acid sequence MIRKRFPVLALALLTVPAALHAQSVSGRVVDRATERPIPATSVVAVNGSGRVIGQVLADSAGRFTVALRGAGRYRLRADRIGYQPVTSAEFDVGSAEALAVDLHLSAGAVELDALTITSRAEPPHVPGLERAGFYQRERTSPGVFMRREDVIRKGGTRMSELLSRVPGVRRVVSQGRAGVTLGRVGPSARTCSPAVFLDGQPVSRPEGIDDIIAVSAIEAVEVYRGPSQTPPRFAGPEVGCGVIVIWTQQQA is encoded by the coding sequence ATGATTCGGAAACGTTTTCCGGTACTCGCCCTCGCGCTCCTGACGGTTCCCGCCGCTCTCCATGCGCAGAGCGTGAGCGGCCGCGTGGTGGACCGCGCGACGGAGCGGCCGATCCCGGCCACCTCGGTCGTGGCCGTAAACGGGTCGGGCAGGGTGATCGGGCAGGTGCTCGCGGACTCGGCGGGGCGCTTCACCGTCGCGCTGCGCGGGGCGGGGAGGTACCGCCTGCGCGCGGACCGCATCGGGTACCAGCCGGTGACCAGCGCCGAGTTCGACGTGGGCTCCGCCGAGGCGCTCGCGGTGGACCTGCACCTCTCCGCCGGCGCCGTGGAGCTGGATGCCCTCACCATCACCAGCCGCGCCGAGCCGCCGCACGTTCCGGGGCTGGAGCGCGCGGGCTTCTACCAGCGCGAGCGCACCTCCCCGGGTGTCTTCATGCGCCGCGAGGATGTCATCCGCAAGGGCGGCACCCGCATGTCCGAGCTGCTGTCCCGCGTGCCGGGGGTGCGCAGGGTGGTGTCACAGGGGAGGGCCGGGGTGACGCTGGGGCGCGTGGGGCCGAGCGCGCGCACCTGCTCCCCCGCCGTCTTCCTGGACGGGCAGCCTGTTTCCCGCCCCGAGGGAATCGACGACATCATCGCGGTCTCGGCCATCGAGGCGGTGGAGGTCTACCGCGGGCCGAGCCAGACCCCGCCGCGCTTCGCGGGCCCGGAGGTCGGCTGCGGCGTCATCGTGATCTGGACGCAGCAGCAGGCGTGA
- the tyrS gene encoding tyrosine--tRNA ligase: MSTHRFAPANEQMDEIRRDTLEIVPESELARKVERSVREGKPMVVKQGFDPTRPDLHIGHAVSLRKLRTFQELGHDVVFVMGDYTALIGDPTGRNDQRPPLTEEEVRENGLTYAEQVHRVLDPERTRIEYNSSWLRPLRLKDLLELTAKYTVARMLERDDFSKRFNEGRPISVVEFMYPLMQGYDSVALRADVELGGSDQKFNLLVARDLQERYGQEAQVCLLMPLLRGTDGVHKMSKSYDNYVGIADDADKQYGRTLSIPDTLLEEWWRLAAGLPSVELERALAGVRENPYTSKRALAARIVELYHGAEAGRAASDRFDQVFRRREVPEDIPLHEVAADEPSLAVQDGQVSLSRLLVRVGLASSNADAQRQIEQGAVQVDGEKVTPRDARVAARGEVVLQKGKRHFARVRWS; encoded by the coding sequence ATGTCCACCCACCGGTTCGCCCCGGCCAACGAGCAGATGGACGAGATCCGGCGCGACACGCTGGAGATCGTTCCCGAAAGCGAGCTGGCGCGCAAGGTGGAGCGCTCGGTGCGCGAGGGGAAGCCCATGGTGGTGAAGCAGGGCTTCGATCCCACCCGGCCGGACCTCCACATCGGGCACGCTGTCTCATTACGCAAGCTTCGAACGTTTCAAGAGTTAGGGCACGACGTGGTGTTCGTGATGGGCGACTACACCGCCCTCATCGGCGACCCCACGGGGCGCAACGACCAGCGCCCGCCCCTGACCGAGGAAGAGGTCCGCGAGAACGGCCTCACCTACGCCGAGCAGGTGCACCGCGTGCTGGACCCGGAGCGGACGCGCATCGAGTACAACTCGAGCTGGCTCCGCCCGCTGCGGCTCAAGGACCTGCTGGAGCTGACCGCCAAGTACACGGTGGCGAGGATGCTGGAGCGCGACGACTTCAGCAAGCGCTTCAACGAGGGGCGGCCCATCTCGGTGGTGGAGTTCATGTACCCGCTGATGCAGGGGTACGACTCGGTGGCGCTGCGGGCCGACGTGGAGTTGGGCGGGTCCGACCAGAAGTTCAACCTGCTGGTTGCGCGCGACCTCCAGGAGCGGTACGGGCAGGAAGCGCAGGTCTGCCTCCTGATGCCGCTGCTGCGAGGGACGGACGGGGTCCACAAGATGTCGAAGAGCTACGACAACTACGTGGGGATCGCCGACGACGCGGACAAGCAGTACGGCCGCACGCTTTCCATACCGGACACGCTGCTGGAGGAGTGGTGGCGGCTGGCGGCGGGGCTCCCCTCCGTGGAGCTGGAGCGGGCGCTGGCGGGGGTCAGGGAGAACCCGTACACCTCCAAGCGCGCCCTCGCGGCGCGAATCGTGGAGCTGTACCACGGCGCCGAAGCGGGGCGCGCCGCTTCCGACCGGTTCGACCAGGTCTTCAGGCGCCGCGAAGTGCCGGAAGACATCCCACTGCACGAGGTGGCCGCTGATGAGCCCTCGCTCGCGGTGCAGGACGGCCAGGTCTCGCTGTCTCGTCTCCTGGTGAGGGTGGGGCTCGCCTCCTCCAACGCGGACGCGCAGCGCCAGATCGAGCAGGGCGCGGTCCAGGTGGACGGCGAAAAGGTGACGCCCCGCGATGCCCGCGTAGCAGCCAGGGGGGAGGTGGTGTTGCAGAAGGGGAAGCGCCACTTCGCCCGGGTGCGCTGGAGCTGA
- a CDS encoding DUF3343 domain-containing protein: MANDSVFTFDTTHHALWAEEVAGEAGIPVEVIPAPPAAQARCSLALATQPGDVPWLAEELRAGGVPFALFG, from the coding sequence ATGGCGAACGATTCCGTCTTCACCTTCGACACCACGCACCACGCGCTCTGGGCCGAGGAGGTCGCCGGGGAGGCGGGGATCCCGGTGGAGGTGATCCCCGCGCCGCCCGCCGCGCAGGCGCGCTGCAGCCTGGCGCTCGCCACCCAGCCGGGGGACGTGCCGTGGCTGGCGGAGGAGCTACGCGCCGGGGGCGTCCCTTTCGCCCTCTTCGGCTGA
- the aroB gene encoding 3-dehydroquinate synthase: MSIKQRIAVSSSDGSAPGYEVLVGPGIFGSIGTILSKFCPAQRYAVVTDDRVAELYAVRLSRMLHAAGYRADVFAFTAGEARKTRETWALVCDAMMEAGLGRDTAVVAFGGGVPGDLGGFVAATYMRGLPLVQLPTSLLAMIDSSVGGKTGVDTPAGKNMVGAFHQPRCVVIDPDLLRTLPPEHLRAGMAEAVKHGAIADPEYLDWIEQSAHRLLAGDPEALCRMIVRSVEIKAEIVKRDVREAGPRKLLNFGHTLGHAVESLSGYTLLHGEAVAIGMVEEARLGERIGVTAAGTAARLRRVLTRLGLPASLPLEYAAADVIGWTRGDKKSRDGRVEYALIEGVGTPAMRDGRWGAPVADETVAAVLAGAGRS; encoded by the coding sequence ATGAGCATCAAGCAGAGAATCGCCGTATCCTCCTCGGATGGCTCCGCCCCGGGCTACGAGGTCCTGGTGGGGCCGGGGATCTTTGGCTCCATCGGCACCATCCTCTCCAAGTTCTGCCCCGCGCAACGCTACGCGGTGGTGACGGACGACCGGGTGGCGGAGCTGTACGCCGTGCGCCTTTCGCGGATGCTGCACGCCGCCGGCTACCGCGCGGACGTCTTCGCCTTCACCGCCGGCGAGGCGCGCAAGACGCGCGAGACGTGGGCGCTGGTGTGCGACGCCATGATGGAGGCCGGGCTGGGGCGCGACACGGCGGTGGTGGCCTTCGGCGGCGGGGTGCCGGGCGACCTGGGCGGCTTCGTGGCGGCCACCTACATGCGCGGCCTCCCCCTGGTGCAGCTCCCCACCTCGCTGCTGGCGATGATCGACTCGTCGGTGGGGGGCAAGACGGGGGTGGACACGCCGGCGGGGAAGAACATGGTGGGCGCCTTCCACCAGCCGCGCTGCGTGGTGATCGACCCCGACCTGCTGCGCACCCTTCCCCCCGAGCACCTGCGCGCGGGGATGGCGGAGGCGGTGAAGCACGGCGCCATCGCGGACCCTGAGTACCTGGACTGGATCGAGCAGTCCGCGCACCGGCTGCTGGCGGGGGACCCCGAGGCGCTCTGCCGGATGATCGTGCGCTCGGTGGAGATCAAGGCCGAGATCGTGAAGCGCGACGTGCGCGAGGCGGGGCCGCGTAAGCTCCTCAACTTCGGGCACACGCTGGGGCACGCGGTGGAGTCGCTCTCCGGCTACACGCTGCTGCACGGCGAGGCGGTGGCGATCGGGATGGTGGAGGAGGCGCGGCTGGGCGAGCGCATCGGCGTGACGGCCGCGGGTACGGCGGCGCGGCTGCGGCGCGTCCTCACGCGCCTTGGCCTTCCCGCCTCGCTCCCGCTGGAGTACGCCGCGGCGGACGTGATCGGCTGGACGCGCGGCGACAAGAAGTCGCGCGACGGGCGTGTGGAGTACGCGCTGATCGAGGGCGTGGGCACCCCCGCCATGCGCGACGGCCGCTGGGGCGCCCCCGTGGCCGACGAGACCGTCGCGGCCGTTCTCGCCGGGGCCGGGCGCTCGTGA
- a CDS encoding YbdK family carboxylate-amine ligase, with protein sequence MLHRTASAEELTVGVEEEYQLVDPDSGELKGRARYVIAADWTDDVKPEMQEHTVEVETRVCEGTSCVRDDLARLRFQAAVAAEAAGVRIAAAGVHPFSPATGYEFTAATVYQEIRSEYRALAETQAIFGMHVHVGVPPEVDRVRVANVARLYLPCLLALTASSPFHDGHDTGYASFRALIWRRWPRSGPPPRLEGSEEMDLLLRWMTETACIDAPGRLYWDLRPHHRYPTVEFRVTDVTPRLDDAVAAAALARAIVAAVVDGTLVEPALPPPVVQALLGENSWRASRDGTEAEFVDLWSPAPRAESARAAIERLVERVWPHAERLGDAAELERIAALLDRGSAAHTMRRVAGESGGDLKELVRWIADETVLGVGLDRRTLQRAETTG encoded by the coding sequence TTGCTCCACCGCACCGCATCCGCAGAAGAGCTGACCGTAGGGGTTGAGGAGGAGTACCAGCTCGTCGATCCGGACTCGGGGGAGCTGAAGGGGCGCGCCCGCTACGTCATCGCCGCGGACTGGACGGACGACGTCAAGCCGGAGATGCAGGAGCACACGGTGGAGGTGGAGACCCGCGTGTGCGAGGGCACCAGCTGCGTGCGCGACGACCTGGCCCGGCTCCGCTTTCAGGCGGCCGTGGCGGCGGAGGCGGCGGGGGTGAGGATCGCGGCGGCGGGGGTGCACCCCTTCAGCCCGGCCACGGGGTACGAGTTCACCGCCGCGACCGTGTACCAGGAGATCCGCTCGGAGTACCGGGCGCTGGCGGAGACGCAGGCGATCTTCGGGATGCACGTGCACGTGGGGGTGCCGCCGGAGGTGGACCGGGTGCGGGTGGCCAACGTGGCGCGCCTCTACCTTCCCTGCCTGCTGGCGCTCACGGCGAGCTCGCCCTTCCACGACGGGCACGACACGGGGTACGCCTCGTTTCGCGCACTGATCTGGCGGCGCTGGCCCCGCTCGGGCCCGCCGCCGCGGCTGGAGGGGAGCGAGGAGATGGATCTCCTCCTGCGCTGGATGACGGAGACGGCGTGCATCGACGCCCCCGGCCGGCTGTACTGGGACCTGCGCCCGCACCACCGGTACCCCACCGTGGAGTTCCGCGTGACGGACGTGACGCCCCGGCTGGACGACGCGGTGGCCGCCGCCGCGCTGGCCCGCGCGATCGTGGCCGCGGTGGTGGACGGCACGCTGGTGGAGCCCGCGCTCCCGCCGCCGGTGGTGCAGGCGCTGCTCGGCGAGAACTCGTGGCGCGCCTCGCGAGACGGCACGGAGGCGGAATTCGTGGACCTGTGGTCGCCGGCGCCGCGGGCGGAGAGTGCCCGCGCGGCGATCGAGCGCCTGGTGGAGCGCGTCTGGCCCCACGCCGAGCGGCTGGGCGACGCCGCGGAGCTGGAGCGCATCGCCGCCCTGCTGGACCGGGGCTCCGCGGCGCACACCATGCGACGCGTCGCCGGGGAGAGCGGGGGCGACCTCAAGGAACTGGTCCGGTGGATCGCGGACGAAACGGTGCTGGGGGTGGGGCTGGACCGCCGTACCCTGCAGCGAGCGGAGACTACCGGATGA